In Populus nigra chromosome 1, ddPopNigr1.1, whole genome shotgun sequence, one genomic interval encodes:
- the LOC133687343 gene encoding receptor protein kinase TMK1-like yields MKLCNLLFLLLLLLGCVTLGYSVTDPNDLKILLDFQKGLENPELLKWPANGDDPCGPPLWPHVFCSDGRVTQVQVQSMGLQGPLPPNFNQLSKLYNIGLQRNNFTGKLPTFKGLSELEFAFLDYNNFDTIPSDFFVGLSSIRVLALDSNPLNESTGWSLPSELADSVQLTNLSVSSSNLAGSLPDFLGSMQSLSNLRLSYNRLSGEIPASFGKSLMSTLLLNNQEGGGMSGPIDVIASMTSLSQLWLHGNSFTGTIPENIGGLSLLRDLNLNGNKLVGLVPQSLADMPLDNLDLNNNQLMGPVPMFKAGKVSYESNPFCQSKPGLECAPEVNALLDFLGGVNYPSILTSQWSGNDPCQGSWLGLNCDSNSKVSVINLLRHNLTGTLSPSIARLDSLIEIDLGGNSIKGTIPSNFTNLNSLRLLDVSGNNLGPPLPKFRTSVKLVVDGNPLLDGGNQTHQPPSSASSPPTGSFTPPENPPRGSAPPSPSTMPFSPPSPTSISNTNQRTKLVIVGGIFAGSLLAIVLIALSLYCCFKKRKETSNPPSSIVVHPRDPSDPENIVKIAFSNNTIRSLSTQTGISSVSNTSNLTENSSLVESGNVVISVQVLRKVTDNFAQKNQLGSGGFGIVYKGELEDGTKIAVKRMEAGVMGSKAGDEFQAEIAVLSKVRHRHLVSLLGYSIEGNERLLVYEYMPQGALSMHLFHWKKLNLEPLSWMRRLSIALDVARGVEYLHSLARQTFIHRDLKSSNILLGDDFHAKVSDFGLVKLAPDREQSVATRLAGTFGYLAPEYAVMGKITTKVDVFSYGVVLMELLTGLTALDEERPEESRYLAEWFWRIKSSKEKLMAAIDPALNVNDETFESISSIAELAGHCTSRDPNHRPDMGHAVNVLVPLVEKWKPVNDESEDFYGIDYSQPLPEMLKVWQDADSTGLSYTSLSDSKGSIPARPAGFAESFTSADGR; encoded by the exons AGAAGGGGTTGGAGAATCCAGAGCTTCTCAAATGGCCTGCCAATGGTGATGATCCTTGTGGCCCTCCTTTATGGCCTCATGTTTTTTGTTCTGATGGCAGAGTCACACAAGTTCAGGTCCAAAGTATGGGTCTTCAAGGACCCCTCCCTCCAAATTTTAACCAGCTCTCAAAGCTTTACAATATAGGCCTCCAGAGAAACAATTTCACTGGGAAACTCCCCACCTTTAAAGGATTATCTGAATTAGAATTTGCTTTCTTGGATTACAATAATTTTGATACAATCCCGTCTGATTTCTTTGTTGGACTTAGTAGCATAAGGGTTTTGGCTTTGGATAGCAATCCTTTGAATGAGAGTACTGGATGGTCTCTTCCCAGTGAGTTAGCAGATTCTGTTCAGTTAACAAATCTTTCAGTGTCTTCAAGCAATTTGGCTGGTTCATTGCCTGATTTTCTAGGCAGCATGCAATCTCTTAGTAATCTAAGACTTTCTTATAATAGATTATCTGGCGAAATTCCTGCGAGTTTTGGGAAATCTTTGATGTCTACTCTGCTGTTGAATAATCAAGAAGGAGGTGGCATGAGTGGTCCGATTGATGTTATTGCAAGCATGACATCACTGTCCCAACTATGGCTTCATGGGAATTCTTTCACTGGAACAATACCTGAGAACATTGGTGGTTTGTCTTTGTTGAGAGATCTTAATCTCAACGGGAATAAGCTTGTTGGTTTGGTTCCTCAGAGCTTGGCAGATATGCCGCTggataatttggacttgaacaATAATCAACTGATGGGTCCAGTGCCGATGTTCAAGGCTGGTAAGGTTTCTTATGAATCCAATCCTTTTTGTCAATCTAAACCTGGTTTGGAATGTGCCCCAGAAGTTAATGCCCTTTTGGACTTTCTTGGTGGTGTGAATTATCCTTCAATCCTTACTTCTCAGTGGTCTGGTAATGATCCATGTCAAGGATCATGGTTGGGATTGAATTGTGATTCTAATTCAAAGGTTTCTGTCATAAATCTGCTTAGGCATAATCTTACTGGCACTCTTAGTCCATCAATTGCAAGATTAGATTCACTGATTGAAATTGATCTTGGAGGAAACAGTATAAAGGGCACAATTCCTAGCAATTTCACGAATTTGAACTCTTTGAGATTGTTGGATGTTAGTGGAAACAACCTTGGTCCTCCATTGCCCAAGTTTCGGACTAGTGTGAAGCTTGTTGTTGATGGAAATCCTCTTCTGGATGGTGGGAATCAGACGCACCAACCCCCCTCCTCTGCTAGCAGCCCTCCTACAGGGAGTTTTACTCCACCAGAGAATCCTCCACGAGGCAGTGCACCGCCTTCGCCATCCACTATGCCTTTCAGTCCACCTTCTCCAACATCAATCTCAAACACAAATCAAAGAACCAAACTGGTAATTGTGGGTGGAATTTTTGCCGGTTCATTGTTGGCTATCGTGTTGATTGCTTTGTCTCTATATTGTTGctttaagaagagaaaagagaccTCAAATCCTCCCAGTTCCATTGTGGTTCATCCTAGAGATCCGTCTGATCCAGAAAATATTGTTAAGATTGCATTTTCCAATAACACCATCAGAAGCTTGTCCACTCAAACCGGAATTAGTTCTGTCAGTAATACCAGTAATCTTACAGAAAATTCTTCTTTGGTTGAGTCTGGAAATGTGGTTATATCTGTCCAAGTTCTTCGCAAGGTGACAGATAACTTTGCCCAAAAGAATCAGCTTGGCTCTGGTGGATTTGGCATTGTCTACAAGGGTGAATTGGAAGATGGGACTAAAATAGCTGTCAAGAGAATGGAGGCCGGGGTGATGGGCAGTAAAGCTGGGGATGAGTTTCAGGCTGAGATTGCCGTTCTTTCTAAAGTTCGGCATCGACATCTGGTTTCTCTCCTAGGGTATTCTATTGAAGGCAACGAGAGACTTCTTGTTTATGAATACATGCCTCAAGGTGCTTTAAGTATGCATCTTTTTCATTGGAAGAAACTGAACTTGGAACCTCTGTCTTGGATGAGAAGATTGAGCATTGCACTGGATGTTGCGAGGGGGGTGGAATATCTTCATAGTTTGGCTCGACAGACATTTATTCACCGAGATCTCAAATCATCTAACATTCTTCTAGGTGATGATTTTCACGCAAAGGTTTCTGATTTCGGGCTGGTGAAACTTGCTCCGGACAGAGAACAGTCTGTTGCGACAAGACTAGCTGGAACCTTTGGTTACCTCGCACCTGAATATGCTG TTATGGGGAAGATAACAACTAAAGTTGATGTGTTCAGTTATGGAGTGGTATTGATGGAACTTTTGACCGGGTTAACAGCCCTCGATGAGGAGCGCCCTGAGGAAAGCCGATACTTGGCTGAGTGGTTTTGGCGAATCAAGTCAAGCAAAGAGAAGCTTATGGCTGCCATTGACCCAGCTCTTAACGTCAATGACGAGACATTTGAGAGCATCTCCAGCATAGCTGAATTGGCTGGGCATTGCACTTCAAGGGATCCAAACCACCGGCCTGATATGGGTCATGCAGTGAATGTGTTGGTGCCACTTGTTGAGAAATGGAAACCAGTTAATGACGAATCCGAAGACTTCTATGGCATTGATTACAGCCAGCCACTTCCTGAGATGTTAAAAGTTTGGCAGGATGCTGACAGCACTGGGCTAAGTTATACCAGTCTTAGTGACAGCAAGGGTAGTATTCCAGCCAGACCAGCTGGGTTTGCCGAGTCCTTCACATCAGCTGATGGTCGTTAG